Proteins found in one Thunnus maccoyii chromosome 5, fThuMac1.1, whole genome shotgun sequence genomic segment:
- the LOC121897255 gene encoding E3 ubiquitin-protein ligase TRIM21-like has protein sequence MLDQKCQCPNCKKGFNTRPELQVNTFISEVAAQFRQSAQQKASSSSSEQQAAKPGEVPCDVCTGTKLKALKSCLVCQASYCETHLEPHLTSSSLKRHQLIDPVEDLEGRMCTKHDQLLELFCKTDQMCVCTLCTALGHKTHDVVPLEEEYEGKKAELGKIEAEIQEMIQKRQLKMWEIIQSVELSKEDADREIVDGVMFFTALKESVERSQIKLIETIKEKQRTKERQAEDFIKALEQEISELMMRSSELDQLSCSEDHLHLLQRFPCLKAAPPTMDWTDISVHPTSYEGTVVRAVAELEQTITKQMKRLFEAELKRVQQYTVHVTLDPDVVHPRPAQSNDRQQVKRGNDCRCVLSKRGFTSGRFYFQVQVNRWSTWTLGVARKLTNMSREITLCPRNGYWTVCSKSSGEYFAPADPSVRLSLKPKPEKVGVFVDFDEGLVSFYDIDVAALIYSFTGCSFIEEIYPFFSPCPHDGVTMHLPDNMCVLQ, from the exons ATGCTAGACCAAAAG TGTCAGTGTCCAAACTGTAAAAAGGGTTTCAACACAAGACCTGAGCTTCAGGTCAACACTTTCATCTCTGAGGTGGCTGCTCAGTTCAGACAGTCAGCTCAACAaaaagccagcagcagcagctcagagcaacaagctgccaaaccagGAGAAGTTCCCTGTGACGTCTGTACTGGCACCAAACTGAAGGCCCTGAAGTCCTGCCTGGTGTGTCAGGCCTCCtactgtgagactcacctggagccTCATCTGACATCTTCAAGCCTGAAGAGACATCAGCTGATCGACCCTGTGGAGGACCTGGAAGGCAGGATGTGTACGAAGCACGATCAACTGCTGGAGTTGTTCTGTAAGACCGATCAGATGTGTGTCTGCACCCTCTGCACTGCTTTGGGCCACAAGACACATGATGTTGTTCCTCTGGAAGAAGAGTATGAAGGGaagaaggcagagctggggaAAATAGAGGCTGAAATTCAGGAGATGATCCAGAAGAGACAACTGAAAATGTGGGAGATCATACAGTCAGTGGAGCTCAGTAAggaagatgcagacagagagatagtAGATGGTGTTATGTTCTTCACCGCTTTGAAGGAGTCTGTTGAGAGAAGCCAGATCAAACTCATCGAGACGAtcaaagagaagcagagaacaAAAGAGAGACAGGCTGAAGACTTCATCAAAGCGCTGGAacaggaaatctctgagctgatgaTGAGAAGCTCTGAGCTGGATCAGCTCTCATGCTCTGAAGACCACCTCCATCTTCTTCAAAGATTCCCCTGTCTGAAAGCTGCTCCACCAACCATGGACTGGACAGACATAAGCGTCCACCCAACATCATACGAGGGGACTGTGGTGAGAGCTGTGGCTGAACTGGAGCAGACGATCACTAAACAGATGAAGAGGCTGTTTGAGGCGGAGCTGAAGAGGGTCCAGCAGTATACAGTGCATGTGACACTCGATCCTGATGTTGTACATCCCAGACCCGCCCAGTCTAATGACAGACAACAGGTAAAGCGAGGTAATGACTGTAGATGTGTCTTATCAAAGCGGGGTTTCACCTCAGGGAGGTTTTACTTCCAGGTTCAGGTTAACAGGTGGTCTACATGGACTTTAGGAGTGGCCAGAAAGTTGACCAACATGAGCAGAGAAATCACACTGTGTCCCAGAAATGGTTACTGGACTGTATGTTCTAAGTCATCTGGTGAGTACTTTGCTCCTGCTGACCCGTCGGTCCGTCTCTCCCTGAAGCCGAAGCCTGagaaggtgggggtgtttgtggattttgATGAGGGTCTGGTGTCCTTTTATGACATTGATGTTGCAGCTC